A genomic region of Leptolyngbya sp. NIES-2104 contains the following coding sequences:
- the metH gene encoding methionine synthase, with the protein MNSAFLTRLHSPERPVIVFDGAMGTNIQSQNLTAEDFGGAEYEGCNEYLVHTKPEAIAKVHRDFLAAGADVIETDTFGSSPLVLAEYGLQDLAYDLSKRAAELAKQCTADFSTPEKPRFVAGSIGPGTKLPTLGHIAYDELKEAFTVQAEGLFDGGVDLFIIETCQDVLQIKAALNAVEAVFAKKGDRRPLMVSVTMEVQGTMLVGTDISGVLSILEPYPIDILGLNCATGPDRMAEHIKYLTENAPFVVSCIPNAGLPENIGGHAHYKLTPVELQMSLHKFIEDWGVQVIGGCCGTRPAHIQALAEAAATMTPKARKVRIDERAWMNGQVYESETPRPTLGYTPSAASIYTAQPYEQDNSFLIVGERLNASGSKKVRELLNADDWDGLIAIAKSQVKEGAHVLDVNVDYVGRDGERDMKELVSRLVTNVTLPLMLDSTEWQKMEAGLKVAGGKCILNSTNYEDGDERFFKVLELAKEYGAGVVIGTIDEEGMARTAERKFQIAQRAYRDALEFGIPPHEIFFDTLALPISTGIEEDRENAKATIESIRTIHENLPGVHFMVGVSNISFGLSPAARITLNSMFLHEATIAGMDGAIVSAAKILPIAKIDPAHQQVCLDLIYDRRRFDGDICIYDPLTKLTELFEGVSAKEARSNNTLADLPVEERLKQHIIDGERIGLEDALKIALENYEPLHIINTFLLDGMKVVGELFGSGQMQLPFVLQSAETMKSAVAFLEPFMEKKADDSGKGKFLIATVKGDVHDIGKNLVDIILTNNGYKVINLGIKQPIDAIVDAYNQHKPDCIAMSGLLVKSTAFMKENLEVFNEKGINVPVILGGAALTPKFVYEDCQNVYNGQVIYGRDAFADLTFMDRLMPAKQDGQWSDTEGFQGEFSQFNQKGRKAIEQAERELNGEPEKKSDEPEVIDLVRSEAVAIDISRPTPPFWGTKVLNPEDLSVEELFWHLDLQALIVGQWQFRKPKDQSKEEYDAFLKEKVYPVLDRWKERIRTESLLHPQLIYGYFPCAAEGNSVYVYDPSVIEKGLTPETATPLVTWTFPRQKSLRRLCIADFFRPIAEDQFDVLPMQAVTMGHIATEVAQELFKANNYTEYLYFHGMAVQMAEALAEWSHARIRRELGYSDLEPDNIRDMLAQRYQGSRYSFGYPACPNVPDQFKQLELLDTARIGMTMDESEQLYPEQSTTAFVVYHPTAKYFSA; encoded by the coding sequence ATGAATAGTGCCTTTCTCACCCGCCTTCACAGTCCTGAGCGCCCCGTTATCGTCTTTGATGGTGCGATGGGAACGAATATCCAATCCCAAAATTTAACCGCTGAAGACTTTGGTGGAGCCGAGTATGAAGGCTGTAACGAATATTTAGTGCACACGAAACCGGAAGCGATCGCGAAAGTTCACCGCGATTTTCTCGCAGCAGGCGCGGATGTAATCGAAACTGATACGTTTGGCAGTAGTCCACTCGTGTTGGCTGAATACGGACTGCAAGACCTAGCGTACGATTTAAGTAAGAGAGCCGCAGAATTAGCGAAACAGTGTACCGCAGACTTTTCGACTCCTGAAAAACCGAGATTTGTAGCGGGTTCGATCGGACCTGGAACGAAGCTTCCGACGCTCGGACATATTGCGTACGACGAATTAAAAGAGGCGTTCACCGTTCAGGCAGAAGGCTTGTTTGATGGTGGGGTCGATTTGTTCATTATCGAAACTTGTCAAGACGTTTTACAAATCAAGGCAGCGTTGAACGCTGTTGAAGCTGTATTTGCGAAAAAAGGCGATCGTCGTCCGCTGATGGTTTCAGTGACGATGGAAGTTCAGGGCACGATGTTGGTCGGAACCGATATTAGCGGTGTGTTATCAATTTTGGAGCCGTACCCGATCGACATTCTCGGTTTGAACTGTGCGACCGGACCCGATCGCATGGCAGAACACATCAAATATTTGACCGAAAATGCTCCCTTCGTTGTCTCTTGTATTCCCAACGCAGGCTTACCCGAAAATATCGGCGGTCACGCTCACTACAAATTAACGCCCGTTGAACTTCAGATGTCATTGCATAAATTCATCGAAGATTGGGGCGTTCAAGTGATCGGGGGCTGTTGCGGGACTCGTCCAGCACACATTCAAGCACTGGCTGAAGCTGCCGCAACAATGACCCCAAAAGCGCGGAAAGTTCGCATTGATGAACGCGCTTGGATGAATGGTCAAGTGTATGAGTCTGAAACACCTAGACCAACGCTTGGATACACACCTTCAGCAGCATCGATTTACACAGCACAACCATACGAGCAAGATAATTCTTTCCTGATCGTGGGTGAACGCTTGAATGCCAGCGGATCGAAGAAAGTTCGAGAATTGCTGAATGCGGATGACTGGGATGGACTGATTGCGATCGCAAAATCCCAAGTCAAAGAAGGCGCACATGTCCTTGATGTCAACGTCGATTATGTCGGGCGCGATGGCGAACGGGATATGAAAGAATTGGTGTCGCGACTCGTAACGAATGTGACACTTCCCTTGATGCTTGACTCGACCGAATGGCAAAAGATGGAAGCAGGCTTAAAAGTCGCGGGCGGGAAGTGCATTCTCAACTCGACCAACTACGAAGACGGCGATGAACGATTCTTCAAAGTGTTAGAACTTGCAAAAGAATATGGTGCGGGAGTTGTCATTGGTACGATCGACGAAGAAGGTATGGCACGTACCGCCGAGAGGAAATTCCAAATCGCTCAACGTGCCTATCGAGATGCGTTAGAGTTCGGAATTCCGCCGCATGAAATCTTTTTTGATACGTTGGCGCTACCGATTTCAACCGGGATCGAAGAAGACCGTGAGAATGCAAAGGCAACGATCGAATCGATTCGGACGATTCACGAAAATCTTCCAGGGGTTCACTTCATGGTTGGGGTGTCGAACATCTCATTTGGTCTGAGTCCAGCGGCTCGAATCACGTTGAATTCGATGTTTTTGCACGAAGCGACGATCGCAGGAATGGATGGCGCGATCGTATCGGCTGCGAAGATTTTACCGATCGCGAAAATCGACCCCGCCCATCAACAAGTTTGTTTAGATCTGATTTACGATCGTCGTCGCTTTGACGGTGATATCTGTATCTATGATCCGCTCACGAAGCTGACTGAACTGTTTGAAGGTGTCAGTGCGAAAGAGGCTCGATCGAACAATACTTTAGCGGATCTTCCAGTCGAAGAACGCTTGAAGCAACATATTATCGACGGTGAACGCATTGGACTAGAAGATGCGTTGAAGATTGCCTTAGAGAACTATGAGCCGCTACACATCATCAATACTTTCTTACTCGATGGTATGAAGGTTGTGGGTGAATTGTTCGGCTCTGGCCAAATGCAACTCCCATTCGTGTTGCAGTCTGCGGAAACGATGAAATCGGCTGTCGCATTTCTCGAACCATTCATGGAGAAAAAAGCCGATGACAGCGGTAAAGGTAAGTTCTTGATTGCAACTGTGAAAGGTGATGTCCACGATATTGGTAAGAACCTTGTTGACATTATCTTGACCAACAACGGCTACAAGGTCATTAACTTAGGAATTAAACAACCGATCGATGCGATCGTTGATGCTTACAACCAGCACAAACCCGACTGTATCGCAATGAGTGGATTGCTCGTGAAGTCCACTGCATTCATGAAGGAAAATCTTGAAGTCTTCAACGAAAAAGGAATCAATGTTCCAGTGATTCTGGGTGGTGCAGCACTAACTCCGAAGTTCGTCTATGAAGATTGCCAGAATGTTTACAATGGTCAAGTGATTTATGGTCGAGATGCGTTCGCGGATCTAACCTTTATGGATCGCTTGATGCCTGCGAAACAAGACGGGCAATGGAGCGATACCGAAGGTTTCCAAGGTGAATTTTCGCAGTTCAATCAGAAAGGGCGAAAAGCGATCGAGCAAGCCGAACGTGAACTAAACGGCGAACCAGAAAAGAAATCTGATGAACCGGAAGTGATCGATTTAGTACGATCGGAAGCTGTCGCGATCGACATTTCTCGCCCGACACCGCCCTTCTGGGGAACGAAAGTTCTCAATCCCGAAGATCTTTCCGTGGAGGAACTCTTCTGGCATTTGGATCTGCAAGCTCTGATTGTTGGACAGTGGCAATTCCGCAAGCCGAAAGACCAATCGAAGGAAGAATACGATGCGTTTTTGAAGGAGAAGGTTTATCCGGTGCTCGATCGCTGGAAAGAACGCATTCGCACCGAAAGCCTGTTGCATCCTCAACTAATCTACGGTTACTTCCCTTGTGCCGCTGAAGGCAATTCTGTTTACGTTTACGATCCGTCTGTGATTGAAAAAGGCTTAACACCCGAAACCGCGACCCCGCTTGTAACCTGGACATTTCCGCGTCAGAAGTCCCTGCGCCGTTTGTGCATTGCCGACTTCTTCCGCCCGATCGCCGAAGATCAATTCGATGTTCTCCCAATGCAAGCGGTCACAATGGGACACATTGCCACCGAAGTCGCTCAAGAGCTTTTCAAAGCGAACAATTACACCGAATACCTCTATTTCCACGGTATGGCAGTTCAGATGGCGGAAGCTCTCGCAGAATGGTCACACGCTCGAATCCGTCGAGAATTAGGATATAGCGACTTGGAGCCGGACAACATTCGCGATATGTTAGCTCAGCGCTATCAGGGTTCGCGCTACAGTTTCGGCTATCCCGCTTGTCCGAACGTGCCCGACCAGTTCAAACAGTTAGAACTTCTTGATACTGCGCGGATTGGGATGACGATGGATGAGAGTGAGCAGCTTTATCCAGAACAATCAACGACGGCATTTGTAGTCTATCACCCGACTGCGAAATACTTTAGTGCGTAG
- a CDS encoding NB-ARC domain-containing protein, whose protein sequence is MLQTWIVQDHCRLVTLLGMGGVGKTSLSVKLAEELQDQYEFVIWRSLRDRLS, encoded by the coding sequence ATTCTCCAAACTTGGATCGTGCAAGACCATTGCCGTTTAGTGACACTGTTAGGAATGGGCGGCGTGGGCAAAACGTCGCTCTCAGTCAAATTAGCAGAGGAGCTTCAAGATCAATATGAGTTCGTGATTTGGCGATCGCTGCGCGATCGTCTCAGTTAA
- the cobA gene encoding uroporphyrinogen-III C-methyltransferase — MSGKVFLVGSGPGDIGNLTMRAYQLLTQAEVLVYDALVDSQFLELVAETCLKLNVGKRGGQPSMKQADIDRLLVEQCQQGKQVVRLKSGDPFIFGRTTSEIQALKSAGCAYEVVPGISSALAAPLFANIPLTDPVLSRGFTVITAHEPDRLNWQALAQLDTLVVLMGGKHLSLIVEQLRHQGKSKETPIAIIRWAGHPEQEIWSSTLSEILSLVNPQRLSPCVIVIGEVVRLRSFL; from the coding sequence ATGTCAGGCAAAGTTTTCCTTGTCGGTTCAGGTCCCGGCGACATCGGCAATCTCACAATGAGAGCCTATCAATTACTCACCCAAGCCGAAGTTCTCGTTTACGATGCGCTTGTCGATTCGCAATTTCTCGAACTTGTTGCCGAAACCTGTCTTAAACTCAATGTCGGCAAACGGGGCGGACAACCGAGCATGAAACAAGCGGATATCGATCGCTTATTGGTCGAACAATGCCAACAAGGAAAACAAGTCGTCCGTCTCAAAAGCGGTGATCCCTTCATCTTCGGACGCACCACTTCAGAAATTCAGGCACTCAAATCGGCAGGATGCGCCTACGAAGTCGTTCCCGGAATCTCTTCAGCATTAGCGGCTCCCTTATTCGCCAACATTCCCCTCACTGATCCCGTTCTCAGTCGCGGATTCACGGTCATCACAGCCCATGAACCCGATCGACTAAACTGGCAAGCCCTCGCCCAACTCGACACCCTCGTCGTTCTCATGGGAGGAAAACATCTTTCCTTAATTGTCGAACAGCTACGCCATCAGGGAAAATCAAAAGAGACTCCGATCGCGATCATTCGCTGGGCGGGACATCCAGAACAAGAAATTTGGAGTAGTACACTTTCTGAAATCTTGTCGTTGGTGAATCCGCAACGATTGTCGCCCTGTGTCATCGTGATTGGAGAAGTTGTTAGACTACGATCGTTCTTATGA
- a CDS encoding alpha/beta fold hydrolase: MVEGKRIEVGALNWFYREAEPTNQSRTPVILLHGLVSQGYSWRNVLPALAEQGFRAIAPDWIGCGYSSMPDRRDFAYTPDAFIDALEALIAQFGFETVSIVSQGFLGSVGIQYALRHPEQVERLAIFNCPIAQDAKLPWKLRQMGIPLVGDMMTQDPLLVDRTLEGGGGYRIEDADLDIYRRPWLKTSDVGRSLLAIIQNLQLKQATAEIESGLANWQKPLLIGWGVRDRWLSIDLADSFKSHLVELDEVGHYPQEDWHEKVSEVLIPFLKQQIV, translated from the coding sequence ATGGTCGAGGGCAAGCGAATTGAAGTCGGAGCGCTGAACTGGTTTTACCGTGAGGCAGAACCGACAAATCAGAGCCGCACTCCGGTCATTTTGCTGCACGGCTTGGTGTCTCAGGGCTACAGTTGGCGAAATGTGTTGCCCGCATTGGCAGAACAGGGATTTAGAGCGATCGCGCCCGATTGGATTGGTTGTGGATATTCGAGTATGCCGGATCGTCGAGATTTCGCTTATACTCCCGATGCCTTTATTGATGCACTCGAAGCCTTAATTGCTCAATTCGGATTTGAAACAGTGTCGATCGTATCCCAAGGCTTTCTCGGTTCAGTCGGAATTCAATACGCGCTGAGGCATCCCGAACAAGTCGAACGACTAGCAATTTTTAATTGTCCGATCGCTCAAGATGCGAAACTTCCCTGGAAGCTCCGACAGATGGGAATTCCGCTCGTGGGCGACATGATGACACAAGATCCGTTACTCGTCGATCGCACTTTAGAAGGCGGAGGCGGTTATCGAATCGAAGACGCGGATTTAGATATTTATCGCCGTCCCTGGCTGAAAACATCGGATGTGGGTCGATCGTTACTCGCGATTATTCAGAATTTGCAACTTAAACAAGCAACCGCAGAAATCGAATCGGGTTTGGCAAATTGGCAGAAACCGTTACTGATTGGGTGGGGAGTGCGCGATCGCTGGTTATCGATCGACCTGGCGGACTCTTTTAAATCGCACCTGGTCGAACTCGATGAAGTTGGACATTATCCACAAGAAGACTGGCACGAGAAGGTGAGTGAAGTTCTGATCCCATTCTTAAAACAGCAGATCGTTTAG
- a CDS encoding glycoside hydrolase family protein, protein MTRSLELYNDGRLYEFEDDQTVKVTETHGQVRALIEALRFSIASTFTLALPNQQPPNVPATRAASKHLNAEGFKLLTTFEGCRLEAYDDGVGVWTIGYGHTRGVFQGMTINQAQAEEFLREDLEQFESYVEDAVSVTLTDNQFSALVCFCFNVGPGAEGFGGSTLLRLLNTGDYQGAANQLIRWNKAGGESWLGLTRRRLAERALFLSSPWQSFVNYEGTGEEVVGLATKAPRTLRLTEPLMQGEDVRQVQEALVSAGIALKADSFFGKDTDKAVKQFQQQHNLEMVDGVVGAATRKALGLPV, encoded by the coding sequence ATGACACGATCTTTAGAACTCTACAATGATGGTCGGCTTTATGAATTTGAAGATGATCAAACCGTCAAAGTCACTGAAACTCACGGACAAGTTAGAGCGCTCATTGAAGCTCTGCGATTTAGCATTGCTAGCACCTTTACGCTTGCTCTTCCCAATCAGCAACCACCCAACGTACCAGCAACTCGTGCAGCTTCAAAGCATCTCAATGCAGAAGGCTTTAAGTTATTAACTACCTTCGAGGGCTGTCGATTAGAAGCTTATGATGATGGGGTTGGGGTCTGGACAATTGGCTACGGACATACGCGTGGTGTGTTTCAAGGAATGACCATTAATCAGGCTCAAGCAGAGGAATTCCTGCGAGAAGATTTAGAGCAATTTGAATCCTATGTTGAGGATGCGGTTAGCGTCACCCTAACTGATAATCAGTTTTCGGCATTGGTCTGCTTCTGTTTCAATGTCGGACCTGGGGCAGAAGGGTTTGGTGGCTCAACGCTGCTGCGGCTTCTGAACACCGGAGATTATCAAGGTGCGGCAAACCAATTGATCAGATGGAACAAAGCAGGCGGCGAATCCTGGTTAGGTCTAACCCGACGACGACTGGCTGAACGCGCCCTGTTTCTAAGTTCACCTTGGCAATCCTTCGTAAACTATGAGGGAACGGGTGAGGAAGTTGTCGGGTTAGCCACAAAAGCACCTCGCACTTTAAGACTGACAGAGCCACTGATGCAAGGTGAGGATGTGCGTCAGGTGCAAGAAGCTTTGGTCAGTGCAGGCATTGCCCTAAAAGCAGATAGCTTCTTTGGCAAAGATACTGACAAAGCAGTAAAGCAATTTCAGCAACAACACAACCTCGAAATGGTAGATGGCGTGGTTGGCGCAGCAACTCGGAAAGCTTTAGGGCTACCTGTTTAA
- a CDS encoding AMP-binding protein encodes MTAEGVRRKSATRLGIVSVNSTGYVDAMFNCLEAGEIAVPLKHGEDHDRIHAANVDRVLIPQSNGNWMTRSFKGSNSSDTAIISFTSGTEGKPKGVLLSHQNLSDVVTRLNRVMQVDDTISEYIGVPVYHSFGFGRCRAIASTGGRFYIPESGFNPAEIGAMLRKGEINAISAVPSLWRVLLSNPDSIGNAGRQVRWIEIGSQYMSRQEKEAIKALFPEARIVQHYGLTEASRSTLLEIHKTEGDALESVGTAIGSVEIKLTESEQIAIRGNHVAHAYLIDGEEVPIQDQDGWLITKDLGSLENGQLYYKGRADDVINCGGLKIQPEALEAKLFDQIGYLPGIAICRKPDPMRGDGFLVAITPEVTIGPAKLQEAVSQATQAFGVNAGNSISVVEIDRLPKTATGKIQRRQLTQWYTDQNLEQPAEPSGIGKSISADFCRVLNLRQVQPEDTFISLGGDSLSYVQLAMQFERHLGYLPQGWERMSIVQLEKLSPQHDQFSLIETNIILRALAIFVVVADHAELMDFAGGAFLLLMIAGANLARFQSEALFQGRLIQPIFSLLKNLVTPYLIISIAYQLWKRELDLGVLFLFSNFINPEVTSIFPIWFINLLVQVILGFSLLFVIKPVRKFAAVSPWEFGLTATMLGVLAKVGISSIWNTTYLYDRVPHMLFWIFALGWTIQFARTQQQKVTTTMTLWAIVPVLVALNHTYAVWMLIGGTLLLWLPTVSIPQIIKSPLQVLGAATFYIYLFHMTFIHFVANVARIENPWLNTAAGVLGGVLVWAGVQAVQQFRASKRSTVTAET; translated from the coding sequence ATGACGGCTGAAGGAGTTCGTAGAAAGTCGGCAACACGTCTAGGTATCGTGTCCGTAAATTCGACTGGGTACGTAGATGCCATGTTCAACTGCTTAGAGGCAGGCGAAATCGCAGTACCGCTAAAACACGGAGAAGATCACGATCGCATTCATGCCGCCAACGTCGATCGCGTTCTAATTCCTCAAAGCAACGGCAACTGGATGACCCGCAGTTTCAAAGGCTCAAACAGTTCTGACACTGCAATCATCTCGTTCACCTCCGGCACCGAAGGCAAACCGAAAGGCGTTCTCCTCAGCCATCAAAATTTATCGGATGTTGTGACTCGACTGAATCGCGTCATGCAGGTTGATGACACGATTAGCGAATATATTGGCGTTCCGGTGTATCACTCGTTTGGATTTGGGCGGTGTCGAGCGATCGCATCCACAGGCGGAAGATTTTACATTCCTGAATCGGGCTTCAATCCGGCTGAAATCGGCGCAATGTTGCGAAAAGGAGAGATTAACGCGATTTCAGCCGTTCCGAGCTTGTGGCGCGTTCTACTGTCGAATCCAGATTCCATTGGAAACGCAGGGCGGCAAGTGCGCTGGATTGAAATCGGCAGTCAATACATGAGCCGTCAAGAAAAAGAAGCGATCAAGGCTCTATTTCCTGAAGCTCGAATCGTGCAGCACTATGGATTGACCGAAGCTTCTCGATCGACATTGCTCGAAATTCACAAAACCGAAGGAGACGCGCTCGAATCGGTGGGAACTGCGATCGGGAGTGTCGAGATCAAACTGACTGAATCTGAACAAATTGCAATTCGCGGAAATCATGTCGCACACGCCTATCTGATTGATGGCGAGGAAGTGCCGATTCAAGACCAAGACGGTTGGCTGATTACAAAGGATTTAGGCAGCTTAGAGAATGGGCAACTTTACTACAAAGGACGCGCCGATGATGTGATCAACTGCGGTGGACTCAAGATACAGCCTGAAGCACTAGAAGCAAAGTTATTTGATCAAATCGGATACCTACCAGGGATTGCAATCTGTCGTAAACCTGATCCGATGCGGGGAGATGGTTTCTTAGTTGCGATCACGCCAGAGGTGACGATCGGCCCCGCCAAACTTCAAGAAGCGGTTTCTCAAGCAACTCAAGCTTTTGGAGTCAATGCAGGCAATTCGATTTCTGTCGTTGAAATCGATCGACTTCCCAAAACTGCAACAGGAAAAATTCAACGCCGCCAGCTTACTCAGTGGTATACCGACCAAAATCTAGAGCAACCTGCTGAACCTTCAGGCATCGGAAAAAGTATCAGTGCTGATTTTTGTCGGGTTTTGAATCTGCGGCAAGTTCAACCTGAAGACACGTTTATTTCACTCGGTGGCGACTCACTTTCTTATGTGCAGCTTGCGATGCAGTTTGAGCGGCATCTAGGCTATCTCCCGCAAGGTTGGGAACGCATGTCGATCGTGCAACTCGAAAAACTTTCACCGCAGCACGATCAATTTAGCCTGATCGAAACAAACATCATTCTGAGAGCGCTTGCCATTTTTGTAGTCGTGGCAGATCACGCTGAATTGATGGATTTTGCAGGCGGTGCATTTCTTCTACTGATGATTGCAGGCGCAAACTTAGCCCGATTCCAATCTGAGGCATTGTTTCAAGGTCGATTGATTCAACCTATCTTTTCACTGTTGAAAAATTTAGTTACGCCGTATTTGATTATTTCGATCGCTTATCAACTTTGGAAGCGTGAACTAGATTTAGGTGTACTGTTCCTATTCAGCAATTTCATCAATCCAGAAGTCACCTCGATCTTTCCCATCTGGTTCATCAATCTCTTAGTTCAGGTGATTCTTGGATTTTCACTGCTTTTTGTCATAAAACCCGTTCGTAAATTTGCAGCGGTTTCTCCTTGGGAATTTGGATTGACTGCAACAATGCTCGGTGTTTTGGCAAAAGTGGGAATTTCATCGATTTGGAACACGACTTATTTGTACGATCGCGTTCCTCATATGTTGTTCTGGATTTTTGCCTTGGGTTGGACCATTCAATTTGCTCGAACCCAACAGCAAAAAGTAACGACGACAATGACCCTTTGGGCGATCGTTCCTGTGCTAGTTGCTCTAAATCACACCTATGCGGTATGGATGCTCATTGGAGGAACCTTACTACTCTGGCTACCCACCGTTTCAATTCCCCAAATCATCAAGTCTCCACTGCAAGTTCTGGGAGCAGCAACTTTTTACATTTACCTGTTCCACATGACCTTCATTCACTTTGTTGCCAATGTTGCACGCATTGAGAATCCCTGGCTAAACACCGCAGCAGGAGTTTTAGGAGGGGTTTTAGTTTGGGCAGGAGTTCAAGCAGTGCAGCAATTTCGAGCGAGCAAGCGATCAACCGTTACGGCAGAAACTTGA
- a CDS encoding DUF1304 domain-containing protein, with the protein MLNLLISLVALLHLGFLILEMFLWTTAKVAANFNLSLEQAHLMAPLAANMGLYNGFLAVGLIWAWFIKRVDQSVCKLFLLFIVIAGVYAAITIKLSILFVQALPAAIALLQLVLRPQAEQTPSGYHP; encoded by the coding sequence ATGCTCAATCTTCTCATTAGTCTGGTCGCTCTACTCCACCTTGGATTCTTGATCCTGGAAATGTTTTTGTGGACAACCGCAAAGGTTGCAGCAAATTTCAATCTGTCGCTGGAGCAAGCACACCTGATGGCACCCCTCGCAGCGAATATGGGACTTTACAACGGATTTTTAGCAGTTGGATTGATCTGGGCATGGTTCATCAAGCGTGTAGATCAGTCCGTTTGCAAACTGTTTCTGCTGTTCATCGTGATAGCGGGTGTGTATGCTGCCATTACCATCAAGCTATCGATCCTGTTTGTGCAAGCGTTACCTGCTGCGATCGCTCTCCTTCAGCTTGTATTAAGACCACAAGCTGAACAAACACCGTCGGGATATCATCCTTAA
- a CDS encoding M23 family metallopeptidase translates to MLDSFKKRQHYINQVMQYRGLILAGILSLGTLPIARSQGLAQEAGCPAPALSRLSRHTVKSGETLELIASRYNLIPATIMGLNPNVRSGKATPGQTLLIPPYNGIRVEVPTGQSLKDLAARYRVRPDVLYEVNGCQQSPKVVFVPGVNWSPNEGAKPTLVGVSSVLSGSPLKGNSSIALGFGWYLPNGTTKPVFHSGIDMLANVGTSVEAIGDGTVAFAGNQGAYGNLVVINHQQGYQTRYAQLAKINVKVGQKIKRGAIVGTVGQTGTPTISQPHLHFEVRSNSKLGWVAEDPLAFIRR, encoded by the coding sequence ATGCTAGACTCGTTCAAAAAACGGCAGCACTATATCAATCAAGTTATGCAGTACCGTGGGTTGATTCTGGCTGGAATTTTAAGTTTGGGAACGTTACCCATCGCACGATCGCAAGGATTGGCACAAGAAGCGGGCTGTCCGGCTCCTGCGTTGTCCCGATTATCGCGGCATACGGTGAAATCAGGAGAAACGCTAGAGTTGATCGCGTCTCGATACAATCTGATTCCGGCGACGATTATGGGGCTAAATCCGAATGTCCGATCGGGCAAAGCGACCCCTGGACAGACTTTATTGATTCCGCCTTATAACGGGATTCGCGTAGAAGTTCCGACTGGACAGAGTTTGAAGGATTTAGCAGCGCGGTATCGAGTTCGACCGGATGTGCTGTATGAAGTGAACGGCTGTCAGCAATCGCCAAAAGTCGTGTTTGTTCCCGGTGTGAACTGGTCGCCAAATGAAGGCGCAAAGCCTACCTTAGTCGGAGTGTCTAGCGTTTTATCCGGTTCGCCGCTCAAAGGAAACTCGTCGATCGCGCTTGGTTTTGGCTGGTATTTGCCGAATGGAACCACGAAACCTGTTTTTCACAGTGGCATCGATATGCTGGCAAATGTGGGGACTTCTGTAGAAGCGATCGGTGATGGAACCGTTGCATTTGCGGGAAATCAAGGTGCATACGGAAATTTAGTTGTGATTAATCATCAGCAAGGCTATCAAACCCGATATGCTCAGTTAGCGAAGATTAATGTCAAAGTCGGACAAAAGATCAAGCGAGGCGCGATCGTCGGAACCGTTGGACAAACCGGAACCCCGACAATCTCCCAACCGCATTTACATTTTGAAGTGCGATCGAATTCCAAATTGGGGTGGGTGGCAGAAGATCCACTGGCATTTATTCGGCGATAA
- a CDS encoding Uma2 family endonuclease, whose protein sequence is MQTIELSKRYTPEEYLALEEKAEVKSEYHAGEIIPMTGGSLNHNRIINRICAFLLSALRGKNHEPFSSDVRVWIPQYGRFVYPDVMVIEGEPVLYQNRTDTVVNPKLIVEVLSKSTQDYDTTDKFRYYRSIPELQEYVLVNQYLVEVQQYTKTDQGFWIYRSYESIEELLKFGTIEAELNLTEIYEGISFDTATDVS, encoded by the coding sequence ATGCAAACCATTGAACTTTCAAAGCGCTACACGCCTGAAGAGTACTTAGCTCTCGAAGAAAAAGCTGAGGTTAAAAGTGAATATCACGCTGGAGAAATCATTCCAATGACGGGCGGATCGCTCAATCACAATCGAATTATCAATCGGATTTGTGCTTTCTTGCTGTCGGCACTACGCGGCAAAAATCATGAGCCTTTTAGTAGCGATGTTCGAGTGTGGATTCCGCAGTATGGGAGATTTGTTTATCCAGATGTGATGGTGATTGAGGGCGAACCAGTTCTTTATCAAAATAGAACCGATACTGTTGTGAATCCGAAACTCATTGTCGAAGTTCTGTCGAAATCGACCCAAGATTACGATACGACCGATAAGTTTAGATACTATCGATCGATTCCCGAACTTCAAGAATATGTCTTGGTGAATCAGTACTTGGTCGAAGTTCAGCAGTACACCAAAACCGATCAAGGATTTTGGATTTATCGCAGCTATGAATCGATCGAAGAACTCCTAAAGTTCGGCACGATCGAGGCTGAGCTGAATCTGACTGAAATTTACGAAGGCATTTCTTTTGATACCGCCACAGACGTATCGTGA